One genomic window of Garra rufa chromosome 2, GarRuf1.0, whole genome shotgun sequence includes the following:
- the LOC141326521 gene encoding serine/threonine-protein phosphatase 4 regulatory subunit 3-like, translated as MSDTRRRVKVYTLNEERQWEDRGTGHVSSSYTESLKGTALTVTAEADGSLLLESKINPNTAYQKQQDTLIVWSEAENYDLALSFQEKAGCDEIWEKICQVQGKDPSVEITQDPIDESEEERFEEMPETGHLVELPPCEPGRLEEIAELVTSVLSSPIRREKLAMALVGTGYIKKLLQLFRTCEEADDREGLHHLYEIVRGVLFLNKATLFEVMFADDCIMDVVGCLEYDPALLQPKRHREFLTKTAKFKEVIPITDSELRQKIHQTYRVQYIQDIILPTQSLFEENFLSTLSSFIFFNKVEIVSMLQEDEKFLTEVFAQLTDEATEDSKRRELVNFFKEFCAFSQTLQPQNRDAFFKTLASLGILPALEIVMGMDDVQVKAAATDIFSYLVEFSPSMVREFVMQEPQQADDDVLLINVVIKQMICDSDPELGGAVQLMGLLRTLIDPENMLAPSSKAEKSEFLSFFYKYCMHVLTAPLLANTAEEDQDLTEGAANVNPVCPDNFQTAQLLALILELLTFCVEHHTYHIKNYIMTKDLLRRVLTLMNSKHTFLALCALRFLRRIIGLKDEYYNRYIMKGNLFEPVINALLDNGTRYNLLNSAIIELFEFIKVEDIKSLIAHIVDNFYKALESIEYVQTFKGLKGRYEQEKERQSRGLSRYRRDARSFEEDEDMWLDVDEEEEDVANAGLDKCKSDYGKFMESEKAKESQDKENQPKRTTSSSFKFTFSHSAGAANAANGSKPPPSASSSGTKPAAPPSGQTARTGLVGLVDYPDDEDEEENDEEVQAPRKRPRLGS; from the exons ATGAGTGACACCCGGCGGCGGGTGAAGGTGTACACGCTGAACGAGGAGCGGCAGTGGGAAGACCGGGGCACGGGGCATGTGTCCTCCTCATACACGGAGTCTCTGAAGGGGACAGCGCTCACGGTCACCGCCGAGGCGGACG GGTCTCTGTTGCTGGAGTCCAAGATCAACCCCAACACTGCGTATCAGAAACAGCAG GACACGCTCATCGTCTGGTCCGAAGCGGAGAACTACGACCTGGCTCTGAGTTTCCAGGAGAAAGCTGGCTGTGATGAGATCTGGGAGAAGATCTGTCAG GTGCAGGGCAAAGATCCGTCGGTGGAGATCACGCAGGACCCCATCGATGAGTCGGAGGAGGAGCGGTTCGAGGAGATGCCGGAGACCGGTCACCTGGTGGAGCTGCCGCCCTGCGAGCCGGGCCGACTAGAGGAGATCGCCGAGCTGGTGACGTCCGTGCTGTCGTCGCCCATCCGGCGGGAGAAGCTGGCGATGGCCCTGGTCGGCACGGGCTACATCAAGAAGCTGCTGCAGCTGTTCAGGACGTGCGAGGAGGCGGACGACCGCGAGGGCCTGCACCACCTGTACGAGATCGTGCGCGGCGTGCTCTTCCTCAACAAGGCCACGCTGTTCGAGGTGATGTTCGCCGACGACTGCATCATGGACGTGGTGGGCTGTCTGGAGTACGACCCGGCGCTGCTGCAGCCCAAGAGACACCGCGAGTTCCTCACCAAGACGGCCAAGTTCAAAGAGGTGATTCCCATCACGGACTCGGAGCTCCGGCAGAAGATCCACCAGACCTACCGCGTGCAGTACATCCAGGACATCATCCTGCCCACGCAGTCCCTCTTCGAGGAGAACTTCCTGTCCACGCTGTCCTCCTTCATCTTCTTCAATAAAGTGGAGATCGTCAGCATGCTGCAG GAGGATGAGAAGTTCCTGACAGAGGTGTTTGCTCAGCTCACAGATGAAGCCACGGAGGACAGCAAGAGGAGAGAGCTg GTGAACTTCTTCAAGGAGTTCTGTGCTTTCTCACAAACACTGCAGCCACAGAACAGAGACGCCTTCTTCAAGACGCTGGCCAGTCTGGGCATTTTACCGGCGCTGGAGATCGTGATG GGCATGGATGACGTCCAGGTGAAGGCCGCGGCCACAGATATCTTCTCCTACCTGGTGGAGTTCAGTCCATCTATGGTGCGCGAGTTCGTCATGCAGGAGCCGCAGCAGGCCGACGAC GACGTCCTGCTGATTAACGTGGTGATCAAGCAGATGATCTGTGATTCGGACCCGGAGCTTGGCGGTGCGGTGCAGCTCATGGGGCTCCTGAGGACCCTCATCGACCCCGAGAACATGCTCGCTCCATCCAGT AAAGCAGAGAAGAGTGAGTTTCTGAGTTTCTTCTATAAGTACTGTATGCATGTGCTGACGGCTCCACTGCTGGCCAACACCGCTGAAGAGGACCAAG ATCTGACAGAGGGAGCGGCTAACGTCAACCCCGTGTGTCCAG ATAACTTCCAGACGGCGCAGCTGCTGGCTCTGATCCTGGAGCTGCTGACCTTCTGTGTGGAGCATCACACGTACCACATCAAGAACTACATCATGACCAAAGACCTGCTGAGGAGAGTGCTGACGCTCATGAACTCCAAACACACCTTCCTGGCGCTCT GTGCACTGCGCTTCTTGAGGAGAATCATCGGACTGAAGGACGAGTATTACAACCGCTACATCATGAAAGGAAACCTGTTTGAGCCGGTCATCAACGCGCTGCTGGACAACGGCACCAGATACAACCTCCTGAACTCAGCCATCATCGAGCTCTTCGAGTTCATCAAAGTG GAGGACATCAAATCTCTCATTGCACACATCGTGGATAACTTCTACAAGGCGCTGGAGTCCATCGAGTACGTGCAGACGTTCAAGGGTCTGAAGGGCCGCTACGAGCAGGAGAAGGAGCGGCAGAGCCGAGGACTCAGCAG GTATCGCAGGGACGCCCGTTCCTTTGAGGAGGATGAAGACATGTGGCTGGATGTAGACGAGGAAGAGGAGGACGTCGCCAACGCAGGCCTGGACAAGTGCAAGAGCGACTACGGGAAGTTCATGGAGAGCGAGAAAG CTAAAGAGAGTCAGGACAAGGAGAACCAGCCCAAGCGGACGACGAGCAGCAGCTTCAAGTTTACCTTCTCTCATTCGGCAGGAGCGGCTAACGCGGCTAACGGCTCCAAACCTCCACCCTCCGCTTCCTCCAGCGGCACCAAGCCCGCAGCGCCACCGTCAGGACAGACGGCCCGG ACTGGACTGGTGGGGCTGGTGGACTACCCCGACGATGAAGACGAGGAGGAGAACGACGAAGAGGTGCAGGCGCCGCGCAAGAGGCCCCGTCTGGGCTCGTAA